The sequence below is a genomic window from Salinispira pacifica.
AAGCCCTGTGCAGCCGGGTTCTTATTCTGAACAAGGGATCCATCGCCGCCCAGGGGAGCCCCGAAACCATTGCCGGTAACATGCGAAGCTCCGAAGCATACAGGATCCGCTTCCGGGATATTGACAGCAGGCTTGTCTCCGAACTGGAAAGCTGCGCTGAAGTGGCGAGCCTGAAGCCCGTGAATCCCCCGGAGGGAACAGATTCCTCCGGGATGTATGAGGTGGTGATGACCGGCAAGGCCGGCCAGGGAAATGAGTTTTTGTTTTCATGGGCAGTGGAACACCAGGTTGTTATTCGCGAGCTTACTCCTATCCGGCCCGGTCTGGAGGATCTTTTCAGCAGGCTCACAAAGGAGGAGGAATGAAAAACCCCGTTCAACCGGTCATTTCTCTGGTGCGGAAGGAACTGCGCAGCATGCTCAACGGACCCTCCGCCTATGTTGTTGCCCTGTTCTTTCTGGTATTCAGTTCCGTCTGGTTTCTCAGAATTCATCAGTTTGCCGCCCGGGATTATGCTTCATTCCGGGAGTTCTTCTCTGTGCTTCCGTTCTTCAATATTCTGATGATTCCCCTTCTTACCATGCGCGTATGGGCGGAGGAGTATCGAAGCGGTACCGGTGAAATTCTGTTCACCTTGCCCTTCAGCGGTTTTCAGCTGGTTCTGGGGAAATTTCTGGCAGTGTTACTTCTCTACACAATAATAGTCCTGTTGACCCTTCCCATGCTTCTTATACTCAGTGCTCTGGGCGATTTCGCATACGGACCGCTGTTCACCCAGTACCTTGGATCACTGCTTCTGGGAGCGGCGTCTATCTCCCTGGGGCTGTGGATCTCAAGTCTTACATGGAATCAGGTTTCTGCGGGGTTGATTACCATGGCCTTCCTTCTGATGTTCACCCTGCTGTTTCAGGCCCTCCAGGAGCTGACCGCTACTCCCGATTGGATGGCCGGGTTGTTCCGCTATTTCAGTCTGAATTACCGCATTGACAGTTTCTCCAAGGGTGTTTTGGACAGCCGGGATTTCGGGTTCTTTGTTCTGATGACGGTGCTGTTTCTGTACGCAAACGCCATTGTTATCAGACTCAGGAAATGGAGCTGAATGATGAGATACAGGAATTATCTTTCCATCAGTATTATCCTCACCCTGGTTATCTTTATTCTGCTGGCGCTGATTTTCCAGCAGTTTTATCTTCGGCTGGATCTCAGTCG
It includes:
- a CDS encoding ABC transporter permease, coding for MKNPVQPVISLVRKELRSMLNGPSAYVVALFFLVFSSVWFLRIHQFAARDYASFREFFSVLPFFNILMIPLLTMRVWAEEYRSGTGEILFTLPFSGFQLVLGKFLAVLLLYTIIVLLTLPMLLILSALGDFAYGPLFTQYLGSLLLGAASISLGLWISSLTWNQVSAGLITMAFLLMFTLLFQALQELTATPDWMAGLFRYFSLNYRIDSFSKGVLDSRDFGFFVLMTVLFLYANAIVIRLRKWS